A window of Balnearium lithotrophicum genomic DNA:
AGAAAGGATTCAATCTTACCCGGAACCTCCATCAGAAGTTTTAATCTCCTATCAAACTCAGAACTGTCTAAAACTCCCCTCTCTCTCCCCAAAAGCAGTGATAGCATGAAGAGAACCGTTAACTGAGTTGTAAAGGCCTTAGTTGAAGCAACGCTTATTTCGGGACCAGCATAGGTATAAATAACGGAGTCGGCCTCCCTTGTTGCAGTTGAGCCGATAACGTTACAGACAGTTAAAACCTTAGCTCCCTTTTCCTTTGCAAGCCTCATTGCTGCCAGCGTATCGGCAGTTTCCCCAGATTGCGTTATCGATACAACAAGTGTATCCTCAGTTAAAACGGGATTTCTGTACCTGTACTCGGAAGCGTAATCAACCTCTGTTGGTATATTTGAAAAATTTTCAATGTAAAACTTTCCTACTAAACCTGCGTGGTACGAGGTGCCGCAGGCAACAATCTGAATTCTCCTTATTTTGTTTAAGTCAATTCCATCCAACTTCCCATCGGTTATTAATTTATAGTTACCGCTTACCGTATCTGAAATGGCTCTCGGCTGTTCGTTTATCTCTTTAAGCATAAAGTGTTTGTATCCCGCCTTTTCTGCCTGTGAAATACTCCAGGGAATGGTTACTTCTTTCTTTTCCTTTTTAACTCCAGCAAAATCAAAAATACTTACACTGTCAGACTTAATTACTGCTGCCTCAAAGTCATCCAAGAAAACTACCCTGTTTGTATAGGGAAGGAAAGCTGGAACGTCGGATGCGACAAAGTTTTCTCCATCCCCCAATCCTATTACTAAAGGACTGTCCTTTCTCGCAACAAAGATGGTTTCAGGCTCGTGGAGCGTAATAACTGCAACTGCAAATGAACCCCTTAATTTCTTTAGTCCCTTAAAGAATGCGCCTAAAAAACTTTCAGCAGTTTTAAACTCCTCCTCTATTAGGTGAACAATTACCTCTGTATCTGTGTCTGAGAGGAACTTGTGCCCCTTCTTTAGGAGCTCCTTCCTCAAATCTGAGTAGTTCTCAATAATTCCGTTGTGGACAATCGCAATCTTTCCATCACAGCTTAGATGAGGGTGTGCATTTTCATCGTTCGGTTCGCCGTGGGTGGCCCAGCGGGTATGACCAATTCCAGTGCTTGAAAAGACCTGTTTTTTCCGAAGGTCTATCTCAAGGTTTCTTATTTTTCCCCTCTTCTTGTAAACGAAAATTTTGTTTTCCAAGAGGAGGGCAATACCTG
This region includes:
- the glmS gene encoding glutamine--fructose-6-phosphate transaminase (isomerizing), yielding MCGIVGYVGKDNAKDVIVDGLKRLEYRGYDSAGIALLLENKIFVYKKRGKIRNLEIDLRKKQVFSSTGIGHTRWATHGEPNDENAHPHLSCDGKIAIVHNGIIENYSDLRKELLKKGHKFLSDTDTEVIVHLIEEEFKTAESFLGAFFKGLKKLRGSFAVAVITLHEPETIFVARKDSPLVIGLGDGENFVASDVPAFLPYTNRVVFLDDFEAAVIKSDSVSIFDFAGVKKEKKEVTIPWSISQAEKAGYKHFMLKEINEQPRAISDTVSGNYKLITDGKLDGIDLNKIRRIQIVACGTSYHAGLVGKFYIENFSNIPTEVDYASEYRYRNPVLTEDTLVVSITQSGETADTLAAMRLAKEKGAKVLTVCNVIGSTATREADSVIYTYAGPEISVASTKAFTTQLTVLFMLSLLLGRERGVLDSSEFDRRLKLLMEVPGKIESFLNVEREEEVVKKIALEFYRSKDALYLGRHVNYPIALEGALKLKEISYIHAEGYPAGEMKHGPIALIDENVPSVFVATEGKVLEKIVSNIEEVKARKGKVISVTNPGIKEVYELSDYVINVPEVDEFLSPIVNVVPLQLFAYYIADFLGYDVDQPRNLAKSVTVE